In Oryza sativa Japonica Group chromosome 1, ASM3414082v1, the genomic stretch ttttAGATATTGTTAGTTAAAGTAGCATCTTGGAGACTGTCAgagtctaaaaatacttataaatacttatattttgggacggagggagtaatattttacGTAACACTGTTAATGTACAATGTAATCCTAGTATGATTTCTATCACTGTTAATGTCCATAGAagatctccaaaaaaaaaaaaaaagaagatcatGAAATTGCTTGGGCCCCCATTTCCCCCTGCTGTCTTGTGCGGACCCTGGTGGCCTGGTGATCTAATTCAGATCCAACGCTGCATCGCTCTCCCTTGTAGGGCCGACGTGAGTGATCTAAATTCTACTCCGTTACCCCGTAGTTCCAACATTTTTGAAAAGTCTCAGCCCCAAATCATCCACCGATACACGCCCACCCCACTTGTGCCGACGTGTCATGCGCTTGCTCCCCGAGCCAGTGGCCGTCGCCAGTCGGCTACTCGGCTCCGCCTTTTGACCCGCTCGCGCGGCGCCACTGTTCAGTTCACGTGGCACAACGGGCCCCGGCCGGCCTGTCCGGCCCGATCCACTGGGAGGGCAGTACTACGACCCAGTATGATTGACTGTCCAGTCCACTCACCCTGTCACCCAGCAATTTGCATAAGCCGGCAGAAGATTAAACTAGTAAGTACCTTCTGTCAAAGATCGCGATTAAACTAATCTAATCCCGAGCATGGGTAAGGGTAAGTACGTGAGGTACATGAACCCACGAGCTCGAAGAACTCACGCCGAATGCCCTGTTCATCTGCTCCCCTGCACGCCATATTTTAAACCGTACGTTATCTTATTTAAACGTAGATACGTGGCTCGTGCATGGGAGCCACCTCGAAGCCCCCAACCCTGACGTGCGGCCCCCGTCGCGCCACGTATCCCGCTGCGAAGACGAGTCCGAAAGGCGCGCGCTAGCTGCTCGCCGGCCCAGCGctccctgacaggtgggcccatgaGTGGCGTGCGTTACGCCGGCCCCACCGACAGTGACCCGTCACCCGATCGATGGGTAATTTAAGTTGGGTTTCAACACTCCGCTGGCTAATCAACACTAATGCTGCACCCCGTACACGCCGGAGTGAGTGGTTATTAAACAAAAAGGCCAGCAAGTCGCCACTCTCTTGGATAAACCAAGCGGCTTTCCTAATCCGCTCCTACCCCGCTGGTTTCTCACGCGCAACGAGGTGCTAGAAGgtcactgacaagtgggccacCCTGGAGGCGCGGGCCGAGCTGTCATCGACGGTGGGCGGTCAACAGACGGGCGTCCGGGTCTCCGTGTCTTCGGCGGCCCGGCCGTTTCCATTATTGGTAGCTCCACGTCATTCGGGTCAGCTCAGCTGTTATTTTTTACTCCGCGATGCTTTCGTTTTTTCCGCCCTCGTGTTCGGCGCAAATCTTCTTCGGAATCGCCTGCGAGTGTTGAATACTGGCAACAGGGTAGTCCTTTTATTTAACGATAAAACATGaacaatattttatatatggttatttttatattttctataaaatatttaaataaaaaaataattaaacatTAAACACGAAAATTCACGACTGTATTTAAAATGAAATGAATGAAGGTGTACCGCCGGAGAAGGGAGAAGTAGCTAGCATAATGGCGTGTGTGGTGTGGTAGCGGCGTGCACTAGCTGGTGGCCAGTGGCCGCGCCTACTCCATCGCCTTCTCCTCCCTTTTCTTTCCCGTGGTGATGATGAGCAAGGGGGGGACGTGTTGTATGTGGCGTCAAGAGTCGTTGTTTCGTGTCGTCTATATCTCTCCGCGCGCGCTTTTGGAGCTTTCCGGTGAGTTTTGGTGCATAGTAGGAGCAGAGGAGCAGTGTGGTCTGTGGGCTGTGGCGGTAGCTAGGCAGTTTTCAGGGGAGAGCTTTGCTGGTCGCTGTGCATTGAAGAGTTGGAACTACTAGTAACCTGTGCTGTCTGTGCTGCTTGCTCGGTTCGAGGGTAAGGTGTGGTGGTGTGGCGGGGAGGGGGTTTGTGCGGCTGGGAGGCGGCTACCGAAGCTGGGCGAGAAATTAAAGCAGCGAAGGCCCCGCGATTTTAAAGCGGGTTTGTGTGGCTCGCTGCTCGCCGCTACTGTGTTCCTCTCGCGTCGCCTCGTCTCCCTCTTGCCACCAAGTTCAGGGGTTCAGGTCAGGTCGCTGCCGCGGCTCTCCAGATCCTTATCTCCTTGCTTGGAGTGGAGTGCTTTGCTCTGCCATTCGGAGCCTGGATGGGGTCTCGGCAGCAgcgggtggaggcggagggcgcgccGAATCGGAGGTGATCTGGCCATGGGGTAGCCTGGGTgggttgggtgggtgggtgggtgcgcGGCGGGTATGGAGGGCTCCCGTGTCGACGCCGtcgcgggcgggcggcggtggggggaaggggaggagggtggacgacgcggaggaggaggaggaggaggaggaggaggaggaggaacaggaggtggtggtggtggtggagggaggagaggcggggAGGACGGGGGTGAGGTGAGCCTGCGGGAGTGGCTGGACCGGCCAGGGCGGGCGGTGGAGGCGCCGGAGTGCCTGCACGTGTTCCGCCAGGTGGCGGAGTCGGTGGCCATCGCGCACGCGCAGGGGGTGGCCGTCGGCAGCGCGCGCCCTTCCTGCTTCGTCGTGTCGCCGCCCTTCGCCCGCGTCGCGTTCATCGAGTCCGCCTCCGGCTCCGACGTCTCGGGCTCCTGCTCCGGCTCCGACGGCTCGGAGGAGGCCGACCCGGAACCCTCgcctcctcggcggcgacgggacggcgccagcGGTGGGGAGGACCGCGGCGGGAAGACGTTCCCGCTGAGGAGCGTGCTGGCGATGGAGCTCACCTGGTACACCAGCCCCGAGGAGGCCGACGACCGCGGCGGCGCTACTTTCGCCTCCGACGTGTATAGGTTAGGAGTGCTCTTGTTCGAGGTGCGGGTGCTTGAGATCAAATGCGCTGTTAGTTCTCCGCATGCACTGCTTGTCATCGGCTCAGCTCATCGCTGATTTTATGTCTACGGCTGTTGTTTCAGTTGTTCTGTACGTTCGAGACGATGGAGGAGAAGATGCGAGCAATGGCGAACCTACGGCACCGCGTCTTGCCTCCACAGCTGCTGCTCAAGTGGCCCAAGGAAGCATCATTCTGTCAGTTGTTGATGCACCCTGTGCCGGAGACCCGACCGAAGATGAGGTGCGTGTGTCATCTGCCCATATGCGCGATAAAATTAACACTAGAACTAGAAGCTGTATGTTTCTCGTTTTGGGCAGCAGGAAGTAGTACTTTATTATTCCTACTAGTATACTTCTCCGACAAGTTGGCACTGCATTTGTTTCCTACTAGTGAAGATAGCTTAAGATCGTACACTGCATGATAAAACTATTATGATATTTTGGTCTGATAAAAAGGGAATAAGGATTAGGCCATTACTGCTGGCAAGGAGCTAGGGAAGGTTATCTGTAAATGACTAAGTATATATCTCAGCAGATGCAATGCTCTGTAATATTCACTAGCACTGTCATTAGATCAAGTCTAGATTGGTAATGCATGTGAAAACTTATGTAATAATAGAAAAGGATAAAATAACTAGCCAAGCACGCATGCGATTGCACGATCTGAACATGTTAATCCAATTTTAAATACTCAAGAATCATAGCTTCATGGGTACTTGTACTTCATTTTTAATTACATAAAAGAAATTAGCTTTGTTACAATTGAAGTATGTGCCTGCATGGTTCTGTCCCTCTTTTTATATATGCAATGTATTCAtttgtttggattttttttttttgcacacgACACCACTAATTTTCTGAAGTAACAAAAGAAGTGCCACTAATTGCCAATTGCCATTCATGTCAATATGTCATGTTTCTTGATACTCCCTTTCTTTTGCTGAATTTAAGTTAGGATTTGTTTTAAGAACGCGACAACATTTAGTTAAGTTGTGGACTGGTAGGTTAATTATGAAAACCATAAAAAgcccttcttcttttttcccagTGGGTGAGGCTGtattcttctttttgtttgacAGTGATGTGCTACAAAGTGAGTTCCTTAATCGGTCAAGAAATAGTCTGGAGGAGCGTGAAGCAGCACTTCGGTTACGCGAAGAGATAGAAGAACAAGAATTACTGCTGGATTTTCTTCTCCAACTACAGAGAAGAAAGCAAGATATAGCAGACAATTTGCAGGACACAGTTGCATTTCTCTCTTCTGACATCAATGAAGCGCACCAGCAGTCAGCTCTGGGGCAGTGTGGAAACTTCTCATTTGAGTTGGATAAAGAGGTGTGCTCTGAAACAGTTGAAGATCAGAGTGATTGTGGATCCAGAAAACGTTTCCGACCTGAGCTACCAGCTGTTGATATGGAGGAACAGAATCGTAGTCTTGAAGAATGTTCGGGAACAGTTCCATCATCTGTGCTGATCCAGGAAAGTGTGTTGTCTAAAAGCTCCAGACTGATGAAGAACTTCAAAAAACTTGAAACAGCATACTTTCTCACAAGATCCAAGTTGGCAAAGCAAGTTGGGAATCCTGTAAGCAGTTGCCATCAAGTCGTGAAAAGGACTACTGGGTCACCTGTTGTGACTGAGGGAAGTTCAATAGATGATTTTGCTTTGGAAGGGCATTATGGTACAAGGCAAAGAGGTTGGATGAACTCTTTTCTTGAGGGATTGTGTAGTTACTTATCGTTCAGTAAGTTGAAAGTTAAGGCAGAACTGAAGCAATGTGATCTGCTGAACTCATCAAACTTAGTATGCTCTGTAGGCTTCGACCGGGATAAAGAGTTCTTTGCAACTGCTGGTGTAAATAAGAAGATAAAAGTGTTTGAATATAATATGATTGTAAATGAACATTGTGATATTCACTATCCTGTGGTTGAGATGTCTAATAGATCAAAATTAAGTTGTATTTGCTGGAACAGCTACATGAAGAGCCATATAGCATCTAGCGACTTTGAAGGTATTGTACAGGTATGCTCACTTCTAAGGAACATTTTTCAGATTTGCATTTGATGAAATGGCCATTATTAAATATCCCCCTTTTTTCAGGTTTGGGATGTTACTAGGAGCCAAGTTTTTGTTGAAATGAGGGAACATGAGAGGCGTGTGTGGTCGGTGGACTTCTCACTTGCGGACCCAACAAAATTGGTTAGCGGGAGTGATGATGGTTCAGTGAAGCTGTGGAATATGAATCAGGCAATTTTATTCTTGCACCTGGTGTATGTCAGCTTTTGAACTACCGATAACATGGTTATCGAGCTTATGTCTGCAATAGTAGACTAACTTGCCTCTGCTATGGTAACACTTTTTCATGAACTTTGCAGGCTGGGAGTGTTGGCACTATCAGAACAAGAGCAAATGTATGCTCTGTGCAGTTTCAACCTGATTCTGCTCGTTCCATTGCAATTGGATCAGCAGATCACAAAATTTACTGCTATGATCTTCGAAACATACGAGCTCCTTATTGTACGTTAGTTGGCCACACAAAAACAGTTAGCTATGTTAAGTATGTGGATGCATCAACTATAGTGTCCGCATCTACTGACAACTCCTTGAAGCTCTGGGACTTGTCCATGAGTCAGGCAAGGATAATTGACAGTCCGCTTCGGACATTTACAGGTCATACAAACACTAAGGTTAGAATATCCTGCATACCTTTTTTGTTACGGTGCATAAACCTTTCTCGGGGTATTGTTCTGGATATGGTTCTTTTTTATCTAATATAACAATCATCCTGTGTAAATGTAGCTTTTGCACAACCCTAAATTGTTATTCATTTTGTCAGTTTTCTGTGCACCTAGTTACCACCTTTTTCCCTCAGCATGTTGTTGTTATATATGTTCAGTCTTTGAATTACATGTCATAAAGCTTCAGTGTAATCCCTAATTAGTTCTTGTGCACCTGCACAAAATTTGCTCTCCAACTTCGGTAGTATTAAAAATTTCAACATGCCTTATAGGTGGTAGTACCCCAAGCAAAATGTGTTTACCAAGGTACTAGGTGGTAGTTGAGGGAGCAGCAGGGCATCCTCTAGTGCCTAATCATTGATAAGTGGCCAAATGGTTAGGCGGGCGGGTTCACCGAGCACCTAAACACTGTCTGGGCTGGCTAGAAAGATATGATTAAGGCCACTT encodes the following:
- the LOC4324727 gene encoding protein SPA1-RELATED 4 isoform X1; its protein translation is MEGSRVDAVAGGRRWGEGEEGGRRGGGGGGGGGGGGTGGGGGGGGRRGGEDGGEVSLREWLDRPGRAVEAPECLHVFRQVAESVAIAHAQGVAVGSARPSCFVVSPPFARVAFIESASGSDVSGSCSGSDGSEEADPEPSPPRRRRDGASGGEDRGGKTFPLRSVLAMELTWYTSPEEADDRGGATFASDVYRLGVLLFELFCTFETMEEKMRAMANLRHRVLPPQLLLKWPKEASFCQLLMHPVPETRPKMSDVLQSEFLNRSRNSLEEREAALRLREEIEEQELLLDFLLQLQRRKQDIADNLQDTVAFLSSDINEAHQQSALGQCGNFSFELDKEVCSETVEDQSDCGSRKRFRPELPAVDMEEQNRSLEECSGTVPSSVLIQESVLSKSSRLMKNFKKLETAYFLTRSKLAKQVGNPVSSCHQVVKRTTGSPVVTEGSSIDDFALEGHYGTRQRGWMNSFLEGLCSYLSFSKLKVKAELKQCDLLNSSNLVCSVGFDRDKEFFATAGVNKKIKVFEYNMIVNEHCDIHYPVVEMSNRSKLSCICWNSYMKSHIASSDFEGIVQVWDVTRSQVFVEMREHERRVWSVDFSLADPTKLVSGSDDGSVKLWNMNQAGSVGTIRTRANVCSVQFQPDSARSIAIGSADHKIYCYDLRNIRAPYCTLVGHTKTVSYVKYVDASTIVSASTDNSLKLWDLSMSQARIIDSPLRTFTGHTNTKNFVGLSISDGYIATGSETNEVFVYHKAFPMPVLAYKFSVTDPISGQEIDDPSQFISCVCWRGQSSTLLSANSSGNIKILEMD
- the LOC4324727 gene encoding protein SPA1-RELATED 4 isoform X2 — protein: MEEKMRAMANLRHRVLPPQLLLKWPKEASFCQLLMHPVPETRPKMSDVLQSEFLNRSRNSLEEREAALRLREEIEEQELLLDFLLQLQRRKQDIADNLQDTVAFLSSDINEAHQQSALGQCGNFSFELDKEVCSETVEDQSDCGSRKRFRPELPAVDMEEQNRSLEECSGTVPSSVLIQESVLSKSSRLMKNFKKLETAYFLTRSKLAKQVGNPVSSCHQVVKRTTGSPVVTEGSSIDDFALEGHYGTRQRGWMNSFLEGLCSYLSFSKLKVKAELKQCDLLNSSNLVCSVGFDRDKEFFATAGVNKKIKVFEYNMIVNEHCDIHYPVVEMSNRSKLSCICWNSYMKSHIASSDFEGIVQVWDVTRSQVFVEMREHERRVWSVDFSLADPTKLVSGSDDGSVKLWNMNQAGSVGTIRTRANVCSVQFQPDSARSIAIGSADHKIYCYDLRNIRAPYCTLVGHTKTVSYVKYVDASTIVSASTDNSLKLWDLSMSQARIIDSPLRTFTGHTNTKNFVGLSISDGYIATGSETNEVFVYHKAFPMPVLAYKFSVTDPISGQEIDDPSQFISCVCWRGQSSTLLSANSSGNIKILEMD